One stretch of Ooceraea biroi isolate clonal line C1 chromosome 4, Obir_v5.4, whole genome shotgun sequence DNA includes these proteins:
- the LOC105282642 gene encoding dual 3',5'-cyclic-AMP and -GMP phosphodiesterase 11 isoform X1 yields the protein MQLKKAMLKIFDQCLHLRSIEEPRMTAETAAPCVQGVQGAQSGMASQSMLQQVQDGSGGNGSGGGGGAYYSSTSTSTVYDPEYARMEAWLDEHPDFVSDYFLRKVTRQTVDMWLVSHATPTSSSSSCVELSSPTHAAAAGNSSSGRGGGSGATTPVRKISAHEFERGGLLKPIVNTIDGTPTFLSVSPGDTGQPGGAQVGSGNPNRPQRRSRHELRHLDEKDLIFELVKDICNELDVRSLCHKILQNVSTLLHADRGSLFLVQGERSSTANSSSQSQENNSTDNFNDEDSRRNDQSYSRNRCLVSKLFDVCSRSTLLEMEKKDEIKIPWGTGIVGYVAESGEPVNIPDAYKDSRFNREIDALTGYRTRALLCMPIKDCNGDVIGVAQVINKLGGEGQFTAQDEKVFAGYLQFCGIGLRNAQLYEKSQLEVKRNQVLLDLARMIFEEQSTIEHMVLRILTHTQSLIQCQRVQVLLVHKASKGSFSRVFDFEANDLVSEDSDSRTSPFESRFPINVGITGYVATTGETVNIPSAYEDPRFDPLVDDGTGFRHRTILCMAIKNSSGQIIGVIQLINKFDDLPFTKNDENFVEAFAIFCGMGIHNTHMYEKAVIAMAKQSVTLEVLSYHASASIEDAQRLRSLRVPSSANFQLHDFKFDDIHMEDDETLTACLRMFLDLDFVERFHIDYDVLCRWLLSVKKNYRNVTYHNWRHAFNVAQMMFAILTATQWWKIFGEIECLALIIACLCHDLDHRGTNNSFQIKASSPLAQLYSTSTMEHHHFDQCLMILSSQGNQVLSNLSPEEYSRVVKVLEEAILSTDLAVYFRKRGAFLSLARGGGYNWAYSDHRDLLRGMLMTVCDLAAITKPWEVEKRVAELVSSEFFEQGDIERQTLNITPIDIMNREKEDQLPMMQVGFIDSICLPIYEAFAQLSDKLVALVDGVRQNKHHWLEIAKSKCQPENCTNHDRTNTTSPTSVSDNEETSEQADQ from the exons ATGCAGCTGAAGAAAGCGATGCTCAAGATATTCGATCAAT GCCTGCACTTGCGGAGCATCGAGGAGCCGAGGATGACGGCGGAGACGGCGGCTCCTTGCGTACAAGGAGTACAGGGAGCGCAGAGCGGCATGGCGAGTCAGAGTATGTTGCAACAGGTGCAGGATGGAAGTGGCGGCaacggcagcggcggcggcggcggtgcttATTACTCCTCGACATCGACCTCGACAGTGTACGATCCAGAATACGCTCGAATGGAGGCCTGGCTCGACGAGCACCCCGACTTCGTTAGCGACTACTTTTTAAG GAAAGTAACGCGGCAAACTGTAGACATGTGGTTGGTATCACATGCGACACCGACCTCGTCATCCAGCAGTTGCGTGGAGCTGTCGAGTCCGACCCATGCCGCCGCGGCCGGCAACTCGTCTTCCGGTCGAGGTGGTGGCTCGGGAGCCACCACTCCCGTACGCAAGATCTCGGCGCACGAATTTGAACGGGGAGGTCTCCTGAAGCCTATTGTAAATACGATTGACGGAACCCCGACGTTCCTGAGTGTGTCGCCAGGTGATACCGGTCAACCAGGTGGTGCGCAAGTCGGTTCCGGTAATCCGAACCGACCTCAAAGGCGATCCAGACACGAGCTCAGGCATCTCGACGAAAAGGATCTCATTTTCGAACTG GTGAAAGATATTTGCAACGAGCTGGACGTGAGATCGTTGTGCCATAAGATCCTGCAGAACGTGAGCACGCTTCTCCATGCGGATCGCGGTTCGCTGTTCCTTGTTCAGGGGGAAAGGAGCAGCACCGCCAATTCGTCTTCTCAGAGTCAGGAGAACAACTCCACAGATAACTTCAACGATGAGGATTCGCGACGTAACGATCAATCCTATTCGAGGAATAGGTGTCTGGTATCGAAACTGTTTGACGTGTGTTCGAGATCAACGTTACTAGAGATGGAGAAGAAAGACGAGATTAAGATCCCGTGGGGCACTGGAATCGTCGGATACGTCGCCGAGAGTGGAGAACCCGTCAACATACCGGACGCATACAAG gATTCGAGGTTTAATCGTGAAATTGACGCGTTAACGGGATATCGTACGCGAGCCTTATTGTGCATGCCTATTAAAGATTGCAACGGTGACGTAATCGGAGTGGCGCAAGTAATCAACAAGCTCGGTGGCGAGGGACAGTTCACTGCGCAGGACGAAAAGGTTTTCGCCGGTTACTTACAATTCTGTGGTATCGGCTTGAGAAATGCGCAGCTTTACGAGAAGAGTCAATTGGAAGTGAAGAGGAATCAA GTTCTGCTGGATCTGGCCAGAATGATCTTCGAAGAACAGAGCACGATAGAGCACATGGTTCTCAGGATTCTCACGCACACGCAGTCGTTAATCCAATGTCAACGTGTTCAg GTGCTGCTCGTGCACAAAGCTTCGAAGGGAAGTTTCTCGCGCGTCTTCGACTTTGAAGCGAACGACCTCGTCAGCGAGGATTCCGATTCTCGTACTAG TCCGTTCGAGAGTAGATTTCCCATTAACGTCGGCATTACGGGCTACGTAGCGACGACTGGTGAA ACTGTCAACATACCGAGCGCTTACGAAGACCCGAGATTCGATCCGTTAGTGGACGACGGTACCGGCTTCAGGCATCGCACGATTCTCTGTATGGCCATCAAGAACTCGTCCGGTCAAATAATCGGCGTGATTCAACTGATCAATAAATTCGACGACCTGCCTTTCACGAAGAACGACGAGAACTTCGTCGAGGCGTTTGCGATATTCTGCgggatgggaattcataataCGCACAT GTACGAGAAGGCTGTGATAGCGATGGCGAAACAAAGCGTCACCCTGGAGGTACTGAGTTATCATGCGTCGGCGTCGATAGAGGACGCGCAGAGATTGAGA AGCTTGAGAGTCCCGTCATCGGCGAATTTTCAACTGCACGATTTTAAATTTGACGACATACACATGGAGGACGACGAGACGCTCACCGCCTGCCTTAGGATGTTCCTCGACTTGGACTTCGTCGAGCGGTTTCACATCGATTACGACGTGCTCTGCCGCTGGTTGCTCAGCGTGAAGAAGAATTATCGAAACGTCACGTATCACAACTGGCGACACGCGTTTAACGTCGCTCAAATGATGTTCGCTATTCTGACT GCTACGCAGTGGTGGAAGATTTTTGGTGAAATTGAGTGCCTCGCGCTCATCATCGCCTGCCTGTGCCACGATCTCGATCATCGTGGAACAAACAATTCTTTTCAGATTAA AGCTTCGTCACCACTGGCACAGCTGTACTCGACCTCGACAATGGAACATCATCATTTCGATCAGTGTTTGATGATTCTGAGCAGCCAGGGTAATCAGGTCCTATCGAATCTTTCGCCGGAGGAATACTCGCGCGTGGTGAAGGTTCTCGAAGAAGCAAtactgtccaccgatcttgcCGTCTACTTTAGAAAGCGTGGCGCTTTCCTTAGTCTAGCACGCGGCGGTGGCTACAATTGGGCGTACAGCGACCACCGAGACCTCTTGCGCGGGATGCTGATGACGGTTTGCGATTTGGCCGCCATTACGAAGCCATGGGAGGTGGAAAAGAGGGTAGCTGAGCTCGTTAGCAGCGAGTTCTTTGAACAGGGCGATATAGAAAGGCAGACGCTCAACATTACGCCCATT gATATTATGAATCGCGAAAAAGAGGACCAATTGCCAATGATGCAAGTTGGTTTCATTGATTCGATCTGCCTCCCCATTTACGAG GCATTCGCCCAATTGTCGGATAAACTCGTGGCGCTCGTCGACGGAGTCAGGCAAAACAAGCATCACTGGCTGGAGATCGCCAAGAGCAAGTGTCAGCCGGAGAATTGCACGAACCACGACAGGACGAACACGACGTCGCCGACGTCGGTATCCGACAACGAGGAGACCAGCGAGCAAGCGGACCAATAG
- the LOC105282642 gene encoding dual 3',5'-cyclic-AMP and -GMP phosphodiesterase 11 isoform X2: MTAETAAPCVQGVQGAQSGMASQSMLQQVQDGSGGNGSGGGGGAYYSSTSTSTVYDPEYARMEAWLDEHPDFVSDYFLRKVTRQTVDMWLVSHATPTSSSSSCVELSSPTHAAAAGNSSSGRGGGSGATTPVRKISAHEFERGGLLKPIVNTIDGTPTFLSVSPGDTGQPGGAQVGSGNPNRPQRRSRHELRHLDEKDLIFELVKDICNELDVRSLCHKILQNVSTLLHADRGSLFLVQGERSSTANSSSQSQENNSTDNFNDEDSRRNDQSYSRNRCLVSKLFDVCSRSTLLEMEKKDEIKIPWGTGIVGYVAESGEPVNIPDAYKDSRFNREIDALTGYRTRALLCMPIKDCNGDVIGVAQVINKLGGEGQFTAQDEKVFAGYLQFCGIGLRNAQLYEKSQLEVKRNQVLLDLARMIFEEQSTIEHMVLRILTHTQSLIQCQRVQVLLVHKASKGSFSRVFDFEANDLVSEDSDSRTSPFESRFPINVGITGYVATTGETVNIPSAYEDPRFDPLVDDGTGFRHRTILCMAIKNSSGQIIGVIQLINKFDDLPFTKNDENFVEAFAIFCGMGIHNTHMYEKAVIAMAKQSVTLEVLSYHASASIEDAQRLRSLRVPSSANFQLHDFKFDDIHMEDDETLTACLRMFLDLDFVERFHIDYDVLCRWLLSVKKNYRNVTYHNWRHAFNVAQMMFAILTATQWWKIFGEIECLALIIACLCHDLDHRGTNNSFQIKASSPLAQLYSTSTMEHHHFDQCLMILSSQGNQVLSNLSPEEYSRVVKVLEEAILSTDLAVYFRKRGAFLSLARGGGYNWAYSDHRDLLRGMLMTVCDLAAITKPWEVEKRVAELVSSEFFEQGDIERQTLNITPIDIMNREKEDQLPMMQVGFIDSICLPIYEAFAQLSDKLVALVDGVRQNKHHWLEIAKSKCQPENCTNHDRTNTTSPTSVSDNEETSEQADQ; the protein is encoded by the exons ATGACGGCGGAGACGGCGGCTCCTTGCGTACAAGGAGTACAGGGAGCGCAGAGCGGCATGGCGAGTCAGAGTATGTTGCAACAGGTGCAGGATGGAAGTGGCGGCaacggcagcggcggcggcggcggtgcttATTACTCCTCGACATCGACCTCGACAGTGTACGATCCAGAATACGCTCGAATGGAGGCCTGGCTCGACGAGCACCCCGACTTCGTTAGCGACTACTTTTTAAG GAAAGTAACGCGGCAAACTGTAGACATGTGGTTGGTATCACATGCGACACCGACCTCGTCATCCAGCAGTTGCGTGGAGCTGTCGAGTCCGACCCATGCCGCCGCGGCCGGCAACTCGTCTTCCGGTCGAGGTGGTGGCTCGGGAGCCACCACTCCCGTACGCAAGATCTCGGCGCACGAATTTGAACGGGGAGGTCTCCTGAAGCCTATTGTAAATACGATTGACGGAACCCCGACGTTCCTGAGTGTGTCGCCAGGTGATACCGGTCAACCAGGTGGTGCGCAAGTCGGTTCCGGTAATCCGAACCGACCTCAAAGGCGATCCAGACACGAGCTCAGGCATCTCGACGAAAAGGATCTCATTTTCGAACTG GTGAAAGATATTTGCAACGAGCTGGACGTGAGATCGTTGTGCCATAAGATCCTGCAGAACGTGAGCACGCTTCTCCATGCGGATCGCGGTTCGCTGTTCCTTGTTCAGGGGGAAAGGAGCAGCACCGCCAATTCGTCTTCTCAGAGTCAGGAGAACAACTCCACAGATAACTTCAACGATGAGGATTCGCGACGTAACGATCAATCCTATTCGAGGAATAGGTGTCTGGTATCGAAACTGTTTGACGTGTGTTCGAGATCAACGTTACTAGAGATGGAGAAGAAAGACGAGATTAAGATCCCGTGGGGCACTGGAATCGTCGGATACGTCGCCGAGAGTGGAGAACCCGTCAACATACCGGACGCATACAAG gATTCGAGGTTTAATCGTGAAATTGACGCGTTAACGGGATATCGTACGCGAGCCTTATTGTGCATGCCTATTAAAGATTGCAACGGTGACGTAATCGGAGTGGCGCAAGTAATCAACAAGCTCGGTGGCGAGGGACAGTTCACTGCGCAGGACGAAAAGGTTTTCGCCGGTTACTTACAATTCTGTGGTATCGGCTTGAGAAATGCGCAGCTTTACGAGAAGAGTCAATTGGAAGTGAAGAGGAATCAA GTTCTGCTGGATCTGGCCAGAATGATCTTCGAAGAACAGAGCACGATAGAGCACATGGTTCTCAGGATTCTCACGCACACGCAGTCGTTAATCCAATGTCAACGTGTTCAg GTGCTGCTCGTGCACAAAGCTTCGAAGGGAAGTTTCTCGCGCGTCTTCGACTTTGAAGCGAACGACCTCGTCAGCGAGGATTCCGATTCTCGTACTAG TCCGTTCGAGAGTAGATTTCCCATTAACGTCGGCATTACGGGCTACGTAGCGACGACTGGTGAA ACTGTCAACATACCGAGCGCTTACGAAGACCCGAGATTCGATCCGTTAGTGGACGACGGTACCGGCTTCAGGCATCGCACGATTCTCTGTATGGCCATCAAGAACTCGTCCGGTCAAATAATCGGCGTGATTCAACTGATCAATAAATTCGACGACCTGCCTTTCACGAAGAACGACGAGAACTTCGTCGAGGCGTTTGCGATATTCTGCgggatgggaattcataataCGCACAT GTACGAGAAGGCTGTGATAGCGATGGCGAAACAAAGCGTCACCCTGGAGGTACTGAGTTATCATGCGTCGGCGTCGATAGAGGACGCGCAGAGATTGAGA AGCTTGAGAGTCCCGTCATCGGCGAATTTTCAACTGCACGATTTTAAATTTGACGACATACACATGGAGGACGACGAGACGCTCACCGCCTGCCTTAGGATGTTCCTCGACTTGGACTTCGTCGAGCGGTTTCACATCGATTACGACGTGCTCTGCCGCTGGTTGCTCAGCGTGAAGAAGAATTATCGAAACGTCACGTATCACAACTGGCGACACGCGTTTAACGTCGCTCAAATGATGTTCGCTATTCTGACT GCTACGCAGTGGTGGAAGATTTTTGGTGAAATTGAGTGCCTCGCGCTCATCATCGCCTGCCTGTGCCACGATCTCGATCATCGTGGAACAAACAATTCTTTTCAGATTAA AGCTTCGTCACCACTGGCACAGCTGTACTCGACCTCGACAATGGAACATCATCATTTCGATCAGTGTTTGATGATTCTGAGCAGCCAGGGTAATCAGGTCCTATCGAATCTTTCGCCGGAGGAATACTCGCGCGTGGTGAAGGTTCTCGAAGAAGCAAtactgtccaccgatcttgcCGTCTACTTTAGAAAGCGTGGCGCTTTCCTTAGTCTAGCACGCGGCGGTGGCTACAATTGGGCGTACAGCGACCACCGAGACCTCTTGCGCGGGATGCTGATGACGGTTTGCGATTTGGCCGCCATTACGAAGCCATGGGAGGTGGAAAAGAGGGTAGCTGAGCTCGTTAGCAGCGAGTTCTTTGAACAGGGCGATATAGAAAGGCAGACGCTCAACATTACGCCCATT gATATTATGAATCGCGAAAAAGAGGACCAATTGCCAATGATGCAAGTTGGTTTCATTGATTCGATCTGCCTCCCCATTTACGAG GCATTCGCCCAATTGTCGGATAAACTCGTGGCGCTCGTCGACGGAGTCAGGCAAAACAAGCATCACTGGCTGGAGATCGCCAAGAGCAAGTGTCAGCCGGAGAATTGCACGAACCACGACAGGACGAACACGACGTCGCCGACGTCGGTATCCGACAACGAGGAGACCAGCGAGCAAGCGGACCAATAG
- the LOC105282643 gene encoding PDZ and LIM domain protein 4 isoform X2 produces MAITTDIKLSRCNGQPWGIRFSGGVDFAFPLTAVKVAIGSLAHTAGLQAGDIIVRLNGEPISQLTHAQAHNKLVSAGDDVVLSVMRSHEIAQRQQ; encoded by the exons ATGGCGATTACCACGGACATCAAATTGTCGCGATGCAACGGTCAACCGTGGGGCATTCGGTTCTCCGGAGGTGTAGACTTTGCGTTTCCCTTAACCGCTGTTAAG GTGGCGATCGGGAGTCTCGCCCATACAGCTGGCTTGCAAGCGGGTGATATAATTGTCAGGCTGAATGGGGAGCCAATAAGTCAACTCACACACGCGCAGGCCCACAATAAGCTCGTCAGCGCCGGCGACGACGTCGTTCTATCTGTCATGCGAAGTCACGAGATCGCGCAACGGCAACAGTAA
- the LOC105282643 gene encoding uncharacterized protein LOC105282643 isoform X1: MQPQRTDLSILAQLKNSNSKKYSNLETQACIQTVSNGIDNKNKTKHLTNNCVIVAIGSLAHTAGLQAGDIIVRLNGEPISQLTHAQAHNKLVSAGDDVVLSVMRSHEIAQRQQ, from the exons ATGCAGCCACAAAGAACAGACTTATCAATACTCGCTCAACTGAAAAACTCCAACTCGAAAAAATACTCTAATTTAGAAACTCAAGCATGCATTCAAACTGTCTCAAATGGAATAGAcaacaaaaacaaaacaaaacacTTGACGAACAACTGTGTTATC GTGGCGATCGGGAGTCTCGCCCATACAGCTGGCTTGCAAGCGGGTGATATAATTGTCAGGCTGAATGGGGAGCCAATAAGTCAACTCACACACGCGCAGGCCCACAATAAGCTCGTCAGCGCCGGCGACGACGTCGTTCTATCTGTCATGCGAAGTCACGAGATCGCGCAACGGCAACAGTAA